Proteins encoded by one window of uncultured Ilyobacter sp.:
- the sulP gene encoding sulfate permease translates to MNLGHFQPKLFKIMFKEGYSKEQFLKDINAGVVVGIIALPLSIALAIASGVKPEQGLYTAIVAGFLISFFSGSRVQIGGPTGAFVVVLSQIVAQYGYEGLAVAGMMAGVILIIMGFLGMGTIIKYIPYPVTVGFTTGIALVIFSGQIKDFLGIRADGLPGEFHEKIYFYINNLHNINYSAAAIGLIAIFIIIFFPRINKKIPGSLVAVIITTLLVKYMNIPVETIGSNFGEVPNTLRFPSVPSVDLATFKNLIQPAISIAVLAGIESLLSAVVSDGMIGGKHNSNMELVGQGIANIVSPIFGGIPATGAIARTATNIKNGGRTPVAGIVHAITLMLIMLFFGKFSAMIPMATLAAILIVVSYNMSELAYFIKLFKSPKSDVSVLITTFLLTVFIDLTVAIEIGMVLSAFLFMKRMADVTGGNFVTDEFIGEENDSLFDRSEIPKGIEVYEIQGAFFFGAADKFTEILSDINYAPEVLILRMREVSVIDATGLRALEHLVKKCQHQDTVLVLSGVKIRLISYLKKSGISDLIGEEKIFSDYDISLDFAKDMLNNQVKLKLS, encoded by the coding sequence ATGAATTTAGGGCACTTTCAACCAAAGCTCTTTAAAATTATGTTTAAAGAAGGATATTCAAAGGAGCAATTCTTAAAGGACATCAATGCCGGTGTAGTAGTGGGAATAATAGCACTTCCGCTGTCCATAGCTCTCGCCATAGCATCAGGTGTAAAACCAGAACAGGGCCTCTATACGGCAATTGTTGCAGGTTTTCTCATATCGTTTTTCAGCGGCAGCAGGGTTCAGATCGGCGGACCTACAGGAGCCTTTGTCGTAGTCCTATCTCAGATTGTAGCCCAGTACGGCTATGAAGGTCTTGCCGTTGCCGGGATGATGGCTGGAGTTATTCTTATTATCATGGGCTTTCTAGGCATGGGAACCATCATAAAATACATACCATACCCTGTCACAGTTGGATTCACCACAGGGATAGCCCTTGTTATTTTTTCTGGACAGATAAAGGATTTCCTAGGAATAAGAGCAGATGGTCTTCCAGGAGAGTTTCATGAAAAAATTTATTTCTACATAAACAACCTTCACAATATAAATTACTCTGCTGCCGCAATAGGTCTTATTGCAATTTTTATAATTATCTTTTTCCCGAGGATAAATAAAAAAATACCCGGTTCCCTGGTGGCTGTCATCATAACCACACTTTTAGTTAAATATATGAATATCCCTGTAGAAACCATCGGAAGTAATTTTGGAGAAGTCCCAAATACACTAAGATTCCCGTCAGTTCCATCTGTGGACCTTGCTACATTCAAAAACCTAATACAGCCGGCCATATCCATAGCAGTCCTTGCAGGGATAGAGTCACTTTTATCTGCCGTAGTTTCTGACGGTATGATCGGAGGAAAACATAATTCAAATATGGAACTAGTGGGTCAGGGGATAGCCAACATAGTTTCCCCAATATTCGGAGGAATCCCAGCAACCGGAGCAATAGCAAGAACTGCTACAAACATTAAAAACGGAGGAAGAACTCCTGTGGCAGGAATAGTTCATGCAATAACCCTCATGCTCATAATGCTTTTTTTCGGTAAATTTTCTGCCATGATTCCTATGGCGACTCTTGCGGCTATTTTGATCGTCGTATCATACAATATGAGTGAACTCGCTTATTTTATAAAACTATTTAAAAGTCCAAAAAGTGATGTATCGGTACTTATCACAACCTTTCTTCTAACGGTATTTATAGATCTGACGGTGGCCATAGAGATAGGTATGGTTCTTTCTGCCTTCTTATTCATGAAGAGAATGGCAGATGTCACAGGAGGGAACTTTGTCACAGACGAGTTCATAGGAGAGGAAAATGACAGCTTATTTGATAGGAGTGAAATCCCTAAGGGTATAGAGGTTTATGAGATACAGGGAGCTTTTTTCTTTGGAGCTGCAGACAAGTTTACAGAAATACTCTCTGATATAAATTATGCTCCAGAGGTTTTAATCTTAAGAATGAGAGAGGTCAGTGTTATAGATGCCACAGGTTTGAGAGCCTTAGAACATCTTGTAAAAAAATGCCAGCATCAGGATACAGTCTTAGTCTTATCAGGAGTAAAAATCAGACTCATAAGCTACTTAAAAAAGTCAGGAATTTCCGACCTTATCGGAGAGGAAAAAATATTTTCAGATTATGACATCTCCTTGGATTTTGCAAAAGATATGCTTAATAACCAGGTAAAGTTAAAACTTTCCTGA
- a CDS encoding diguanylate cyclase, translating to MEKGILKEQNKIFKTLAILAVVIILLTRFFIINPALMDFRDELESREMARVESIFSKDLDTLKHNLSTHSIWLDLHKAVSGKDIKFLKNYFDPTYLTIFKLDYIGFFDLSKEEIWSVKNSRHYFETGEFINNKADSLIDLQWNDKFKNYRDIDLINFNGKSYVYGVHFILGNVKNETPAGYLFFLREIDSKYIDQLSEGTGFNFSFVPSKDIKNPPPPRKFGFRPRPELGRTLLIPFYGHDGNMNFAVDLKLNDPVPDNKTLMHLTEVILVVVIILIVFFTNLRIRSITRPIIKLHKHMENINDFSILEPLDHREKKNEIDTVIHSFNKMILMLEKRDIELKNQNCVLADMVYIDTLTGVGSRRLLQDKIPEDFRDAAEKGELISIAMIDVDHFKLYNDTYGHIQGDTVLMKIGEMLKSTFYDSDFIMRYGGEEFMVFSRGEAAEEISRLINDFVTNLRNEKIEHSKGIGGIVTASVGICSGIPAINDDLEECIKFADLKLYKAKESGRNRIISYKK from the coding sequence ATGGAAAAGGGAATATTAAAAGAGCAAAATAAGATATTTAAAACCCTTGCCATTTTGGCAGTTGTAATCATTTTACTTACAAGATTTTTTATTATAAATCCGGCATTGATGGATTTTAGAGATGAACTTGAGAGTCGTGAGATGGCCCGTGTAGAATCTATTTTTTCAAAAGATCTAGACACCTTAAAACATAACCTTAGCACCCACTCTATTTGGCTTGATCTTCATAAGGCAGTGTCAGGTAAAGATATAAAATTTTTGAAAAATTATTTTGACCCAACCTATCTGACAATTTTTAAACTGGACTATATAGGTTTTTTCGATCTTTCAAAAGAAGAAATCTGGTCAGTTAAAAATTCAAGGCATTATTTTGAAACAGGGGAGTTCATAAATAATAAAGCAGACAGCTTAATCGACCTCCAATGGAATGATAAATTTAAAAATTATAGAGATATCGACCTCATCAACTTCAACGGAAAAAGCTATGTCTACGGGGTTCATTTTATCCTAGGCAATGTAAAAAATGAAACCCCTGCAGGGTATCTCTTTTTTCTCAGAGAGATAGACAGCAAGTATATAGACCAATTATCAGAGGGGACTGGATTTAATTTCAGTTTTGTCCCATCAAAAGATATTAAAAACCCTCCGCCACCAAGAAAATTTGGTTTTAGACCTCGTCCTGAACTCGGGAGAACACTGCTTATCCCTTTTTACGGACATGACGGCAATATGAATTTTGCAGTAGATTTAAAATTAAATGATCCAGTGCCAGATAATAAAACTCTTATGCATCTTACGGAGGTTATACTTGTCGTCGTCATAATTTTGATAGTGTTCTTTACAAATCTCAGAATAAGATCCATAACCAGACCGATTATAAAGCTCCATAAGCATATGGAAAATATCAACGACTTCTCCATTCTAGAACCTCTAGATCACAGGGAGAAAAAAAATGAGATAGATACAGTAATTCATTCCTTCAATAAAATGATTCTTATGCTCGAAAAAAGAGATATAGAGTTAAAAAATCAAAATTGTGTCCTTGCAGACATGGTATATATCGACACCCTCACCGGAGTCGGATCAAGAAGACTTCTCCAGGATAAGATACCAGAAGACTTTAGAGATGCCGCAGAAAAAGGTGAACTTATATCCATTGCGATGATAGACGTAGATCATTTCAAGCTGTACAATGACACCTACGGCCATATACAGGGAGATACTGTCCTTATGAAAATAGGAGAGATGCTAAAATCAACATTTTATGATTCAGATTTCATAATGAGGTATGGAGGAGAGGAGTTTATGGTGTTCTCAAGGGGAGAGGCGGCCGAGGAGATAAGCAGGCTTATCAACGACTTTGTAACAAATCTCAGAAATGAAAAAATTGAGCATTCAAAGGGGATAGGTGGCATCGTCACTGCTAGTGTAGGTATATGCAGTGGAATACCGGCTATAAACGATGACCTGGAGGAGTGTATAAAATTTGCAGATCTGAAACTTTATAAAGCCAAGGAATCAGGTCGAAATAGGATAATATCTTATAAAAAATGA
- a CDS encoding tRNA1(Val) (adenine(37)-N6)-methyltransferase: MKIIQRADYFNFSLDSVLVSEFLTINRGVKKILDLGTGNGSIPMLLSSRSKAYITGIEIQEVSADLARRNIKLNNLENQVDIIQDDLKNWKNHFRSGSQDAVISNPPFFKFNGNTELLNDLHQLTYARHEITANLEDIISTASGLLKDRGYFALVHRPDRMLEILDLMRKHDISPKRLQFCHSKFGKPAKTILLEGIKYGKEGIAILPPLYTHTEDGSYSPEVLEMFK, from the coding sequence ATGAAGATAATCCAAAGAGCGGACTATTTTAATTTTTCACTGGATTCGGTGCTTGTTTCTGAATTTCTTACAATAAACCGTGGAGTGAAGAAAATACTGGACCTTGGAACCGGCAATGGGTCCATACCAATGCTGCTTTCTAGTCGATCAAAGGCTTATATAACAGGGATTGAGATACAGGAAGTCTCTGCTGACCTAGCCAGAAGAAATATTAAACTAAATAACCTAGAAAACCAAGTGGATATCATACAAGATGATTTGAAGAACTGGAAAAACCATTTTAGGAGTGGAAGTCAGGATGCGGTTATAAGCAACCCACCGTTTTTTAAGTTTAATGGAAACACGGAACTTTTAAATGATTTGCATCAGCTTACCTATGCCAGACATGAGATAACTGCCAATCTAGAAGATATCATATCAACTGCATCGGGATTACTAAAAGACAGAGGGTATTTTGCCTTGGTCCACAGACCAGACAGGATGCTTGAAATATTGGACCTTATGAGAAAACATGATATCTCCCCAAAAAGACTTCAGTTCTGTCATTCAAAATTTGGAAAACCAGCAAAAACAATCCTACTTGAGGGAATCAAATATGGAAAAGAGGGGATAGCGATTCTTCCGCCTCTATACACCCACACTGAAGACGGATCTTACTCCCCTGAGGTTTTGGAGATGTTTAAATAA
- a CDS encoding HAMP domain-containing sensor histidine kinase, whose amino-acid sequence MKKINFSIKIIFLFIMIFFKAFSLLEDSLSPEDTAYIQRSSKGKSYNDVYNEEPIKTFSEKTGMKTIVVKENLDKIKNIKDIDAILDNTQENNEEPPYRQWMIIFGVVLLILVPYLMILKNEINKRKKAEIKLLETKRELENALNIKTAFLANVSHELKTPLTAVMGFTKLLMKREENPKKQQLLENIQVAGNTLVTFIDNILDLSKLEAGKVELKYIRINLRNMVDNIERICNGLNKGRNVFFIMNVTEKVPKYFMGDEVRLTEVILNLVNNAFKFTKAGKVEVKFDSYDEKLFISITDTGMGIPRDKLSSIFERYHQLDLNENIEKKGFGLGLTIVKEIVDMMEGEIEVKSEYKEGTTFKITIPIKKKLQLVGSIRGKSN is encoded by the coding sequence TTGAAAAAAATAAACTTTAGTATAAAAATTATTTTCTTATTCATTATGATTTTTTTTAAAGCCTTCTCCCTTTTAGAGGACTCACTGAGCCCAGAAGATACAGCATATATCCAGCGAAGCTCAAAGGGAAAAAGTTATAATGATGTATATAACGAAGAGCCTATAAAAACTTTTAGTGAAAAAACAGGCATGAAAACTATCGTAGTCAAAGAAAACCTTGATAAGATAAAAAATATAAAGGATATCGATGCAATACTAGATAACACCCAGGAGAACAATGAAGAGCCACCTTACAGACAGTGGATGATAATCTTTGGAGTAGTCTTGCTGATACTAGTGCCTTACCTCATGATTCTAAAAAATGAAATTAATAAAAGAAAAAAAGCAGAAATAAAGCTGCTAGAAACAAAAAGAGAACTAGAAAATGCCTTGAATATAAAAACCGCCTTCTTAGCAAATGTAAGCCACGAGTTAAAAACCCCTTTGACTGCAGTAATGGGATTCACAAAACTCCTAATGAAAAGAGAGGAGAATCCCAAAAAGCAACAACTTCTTGAAAATATTCAGGTGGCTGGAAATACCCTTGTTACTTTTATAGACAATATCCTAGACCTATCTAAACTAGAGGCTGGAAAAGTGGAACTCAAATATATAAGAATCAACTTGAGAAATATGGTAGATAACATTGAAAGAATATGTAATGGTCTAAATAAAGGACGTAACGTCTTTTTTATCATGAACGTAACAGAAAAGGTTCCAAAATATTTTATGGGTGATGAAGTTAGACTCACAGAGGTAATTTTAAATCTTGTCAATAACGCTTTTAAATTTACCAAAGCTGGAAAGGTTGAAGTAAAATTTGATAGTTATGATGAGAAGCTCTTTATAAGTATAACGGATACGGGAATGGGAATCCCCAGGGACAAACTAAGCTCTATCTTTGAAAGGTATCATCAACTGGACCTTAATGAGAATATAGAGAAAAAAGGCTTCGGACTAGGCCTCACAATCGTAAAAGAGATAGTGGATATGATGGAGGGCGAAATAGAGGTAAAAAGTGAGTACAAAGAGGGGACAACTTTTAAAATAACCATCCCTATTAAGAAAAAACTTCAATTGGTAGGAAGTATTCGTGGAAAATCAAATTAA
- the raiA gene encoding ribosome-associated translation inhibitor RaiA, with protein MKIIIRGIHLEVTDAIKNFTEEKVQKLEKYFDHIDEVEVVLSGHMHKEFEAEAIAKVKSHSYIVKAKDKDLYNAISESKSKLKDILVNEKHKIIDSKRTSLA; from the coding sequence ATGAAAATTATCATAAGAGGAATACACCTGGAAGTAACAGATGCTATCAAAAATTTTACTGAGGAAAAAGTGCAAAAACTGGAAAAATATTTTGACCATATTGATGAAGTCGAAGTAGTTCTTTCTGGACATATGCACAAGGAATTTGAGGCTGAAGCTATTGCGAAAGTAAAAAGTCACAGCTATATAGTAAAAGCAAAGGACAAAGACCTTTATAACGCTATAAGTGAATCTAAGAGTAAGTTAAAAGATATCTTAGTAAATGAAAAACATAAAATAATTGATTCTAAAAGAACATCTTTAGCATAG
- a CDS encoding hemolysin III family protein, whose product MIIKIINKFSREEEIANALSHGLGIPLSIAALVFLSVKGVKANSSLSAVGFVIFGISLFIMYTMSTLYHSLKPGRAKRVFERLDHCSIYILIAGTYTPFCFTILKGKVGWILFGFQWGLALIGIVFKSIWIDKWVAAATAVYAAMGWSIIFVIQTLLASIAYGGFLLLLIGGILYTLGIIFFALPLFKYHHGVWHFFVLGGSITHFFCIYLYL is encoded by the coding sequence ATAATTATTAAGATTATAAATAAATTTTCCAGAGAAGAAGAGATAGCTAACGCCTTATCCCACGGATTAGGGATACCCCTTTCCATAGCAGCTTTAGTTTTTTTATCTGTCAAGGGAGTAAAGGCTAACAGCAGTCTAAGTGCAGTTGGATTTGTTATTTTTGGGATTTCACTTTTTATTATGTATACTATGTCTACTTTATATCACTCTCTTAAACCAGGTAGGGCAAAGAGGGTTTTCGAACGTCTTGACCACTGCTCCATTTATATTTTGATAGCCGGTACCTATACTCCCTTTTGTTTTACCATCTTGAAGGGAAAGGTAGGGTGGATTCTCTTTGGGTTTCAATGGGGACTTGCTCTTATCGGTATCGTATTCAAGTCCATCTGGATAGACAAGTGGGTTGCTGCAGCAACTGCTGTATATGCCGCTATGGGTTGGTCTATAATTTTTGTTATTCAAACACTATTAGCCTCTATAGCCTATGGTGGATTCTTACTTCTTCTCATAGGAGGCATCCTCTATACTCTGGGTATAATATTTTTTGCCCTTCCCTTGTTTAAATATCACCATGGAGTCTGGCATTTTTTCGTTTTAGGAGGAAGTATAACTCATTTTTTTTGTATATATCTTTATTTATGA
- a CDS encoding YchJ family protein, with protein MAEEFLTERTNNMNICPCESGKKYEDCCKKYIKGTLLPPTAELLMRSRYTAYAIGEIDYILETHDPATVSDVSRDTIVTWSESSKWEGLEIVKTKAGKVRDKKGIVEFKASYIADGERHIHHEKSLFIKIKGKWYYHGWAE; from the coding sequence ATGGCAGAAGAATTTTTAACAGAAAGGACTAATAATATGAATATATGCCCCTGCGAAAGCGGTAAAAAATATGAAGATTGCTGCAAAAAATATATAAAAGGAACTCTTTTGCCTCCTACGGCTGAGCTCCTTATGAGATCGAGATACACTGCATATGCAATCGGCGAGATCGATTATATATTAGAAACCCATGATCCAGCCACAGTATCAGATGTTAGTAGAGATACAATAGTCACTTGGTCAGAGTCTTCTAAATGGGAAGGTCTTGAAATAGTAAAAACAAAAGCCGGAAAGGTAAGAGATAAAAAAGGTATAGTGGAATTCAAGGCTTCTTATATAGCTGACGGTGAAAGACATATCCACCATGAAAAAAGCCTCTTTATAAAAATAAAGGGCAAATGGTATTATCACGGGTGGGCAGAATAA
- a CDS encoding HAD family hydrolase → MKILSFDLDGTLLTDDKKISERTLEVLLRCKEEGKVIVFNSGRPTQFIYSVLPEVFHEDIVISSNGAMVYKNKKLMHENLIDKNTVWDIIQMIETVFNDMFFIVEQYNRSLTKCKDREYNKQMLCNYHEFSKENVLDSPKILLKTKDLDYFDLNILNMLIPESCRLIFTDNMEFAQLVHADTNKLYGVNKVLETEKLNLEELVSFGDDFNDLEVLSWSGYGVAMGNAIEEIKNVSRYIADTNEKDGVAKFIEDYVLKKIEAA, encoded by the coding sequence ATGAAAATATTGTCTTTTGATCTTGACGGGACTCTTTTGACAGATGATAAAAAAATATCTGAAAGAACCTTGGAGGTACTTTTGAGATGTAAAGAAGAAGGGAAAGTAATTGTTTTCAACAGCGGTCGTCCTACTCAGTTTATATATAGCGTTCTCCCAGAAGTTTTCCATGAGGATATAGTCATCTCATCAAATGGAGCAATGGTATATAAAAACAAAAAGCTTATGCATGAAAATTTAATAGACAAAAACACAGTATGGGATATTATTCAAATGATAGAAACTGTTTTTAATGACATGTTTTTTATAGTAGAACAATATAACAGGAGCCTCACTAAATGCAAAGACAGAGAGTATAATAAACAGATGCTTTGCAATTATCATGAGTTCTCCAAGGAAAATGTCCTAGACTCACCGAAAATACTTTTGAAGACTAAAGATTTGGACTATTTTGATTTAAACATCTTAAATATGCTTATTCCAGAATCATGTAGACTGATTTTTACAGACAACATGGAATTTGCTCAGCTTGTTCACGCTGACACCAACAAACTTTACGGGGTGAATAAAGTACTAGAAACAGAAAAATTAAACCTTGAAGAACTTGTATCTTTTGGAGACGATTTCAATGACCTAGAGGTACTAAGCTGGTCTGGTTATGGAGTGGCAATGGGAAATGCCATTGAAGAGATCAAAAATGTGTCAAGGTATATTGCAGACACAAATGAAAAGGATGGGGTGGCAAAATTTATAGAGGATTATGTATTGAAAAAGATAGAAGCAGCTTAA
- a CDS encoding VanZ family protein — protein sequence MKKYFFIFLTILIMIIIFKFSSEDGATSSRRSEMVIQFMQKIFTKNINKETSSHIVRNFAHFILYFLLGISLQFSFDDSSKALGTQLKVLVIVFFYACSDELHQSFVPGRSLEFKDVLIDSTGGTASIIILAFFRKIFKTVSLEIS from the coding sequence ATGAAAAAATACTTTTTTATATTTTTAACTATTCTTATCATGATTATTATTTTTAAATTTTCCAGCGAAGATGGAGCTACTTCCTCTAGACGATCTGAGATGGTAATTCAATTCATGCAAAAAATATTTACAAAAAACATCAATAAAGAAACCTCTTCTCATATAGTCAGAAATTTTGCTCACTTTATATTGTATTTTTTACTGGGAATTTCACTCCAGTTTTCCTTTGATGACAGTTCTAAGGCTCTAGGCACTCAGCTCAAGGTTCTGGTTATCGTTTTCTTCTATGCCTGTTCTGACGAACTTCACCAGAGTTTCGTTCCAGGTAGGAGCTTAGAATTTAAAGATGTGTTAATAGACAGTACCGGTGGAACAGCATCAATTATTATATTGGCATTTTTTAGAAAAATATTTAAAACTGTCAGCTTAGAGATATCATAG
- the sixA gene encoding phosphohistidine phosphatase SixA, whose product MIVYLARHGEAVSVEKNPERPLSQEGKNEVEKMASLLETMGLKVNKVIHSGKKRAEESAEIFSKKLCDGNTSVSKGLNPNDNVKEFWKKSKDEDSTMYVGHLPFMEKLASFILTDDEYGVLIKIKTGGVLCLEKSEERWYIKWLISAEL is encoded by the coding sequence ATGATTGTGTACCTGGCCAGGCACGGAGAGGCAGTCTCAGTAGAAAAAAATCCCGAGAGACCTCTTTCCCAAGAGGGTAAAAATGAAGTGGAAAAAATGGCCTCTTTACTTGAAACCATGGGATTAAAAGTAAATAAAGTAATTCACAGCGGGAAGAAACGGGCTGAAGAATCGGCTGAAATTTTTTCTAAAAAACTCTGTGACGGTAATACATCAGTATCTAAAGGACTAAACCCCAACGACAATGTAAAAGAATTTTGGAAAAAATCAAAAGATGAAGATAGTACAATGTATGTAGGACACTTGCCCTTCATGGAAAAACTTGCATCATTTATACTAACCGACGATGAATATGGGGTTCTGATTAAGATAAAAACAGGTGGGGTGCTATGCCTAGAGAAATCAGAGGAGAGATGGTACATTAAATGGTTGATCTCTGCAGAATTATAA
- a CDS encoding Mth938-like domain-containing protein — protein MKIDLNNFSPKILNFSWGVMEIEGYGQGKDFKLYPGGARPWDWSETGTEHSPGIQPADVKELIDMGCQVVVLSKGVYSSLEVMDSTIELLEKHNIKYHILDTRKAVELYNKLAGENLRIGGLFHSTC, from the coding sequence ATGAAAATCGATCTTAATAATTTTTCACCTAAAATACTGAACTTTTCATGGGGAGTCATGGAAATAGAGGGATACGGGCAAGGAAAGGATTTTAAACTATATCCAGGCGGTGCCAGACCCTGGGACTGGTCTGAGACAGGGACAGAACACTCACCTGGTATACAACCGGCAGATGTAAAAGAGCTCATAGACATGGGGTGCCAAGTGGTTGTACTCTCTAAAGGAGTGTATTCAAGCCTAGAAGTAATGGATTCAACCATAGAGCTACTAGAAAAGCATAATATCAAATATCATATCCTTGATACCAGAAAGGCTGTTGAGCTCTATAATAAATTAGCAGGTGAAAATCTTCGTATAGGGGGATTATTTCATTCTACCTGCTAG
- the corA gene encoding magnesium/cobalt transporter CorA, which produces MGKGSKKKIKKVGVPPGTLLYTGDKTSEKISIEYFVYDEKECQVLNYSASDISNLNAADNKVVWINIFGLTDIGFMEKIGEKFNVHSLILEDILHTSQRPKIEESEDYLFMVLKMMGASKGNERIEEEQVSLILKEGVVISFQEREGDVFDIIRDRIVNSKGRLRKKKADYLFYSLLDTIIDNYFLILEEYDNRLEELNTDVLDRLKPDLVERLQKIRVYLNSMKRDLWPLRDAVGKLEKNESIMLNEDTKLYIRDLYDHTLQIIDLMEGLRDSLGNIFELYMTGISNRMNEIMKTLTIIATIFIPLTFIAGIYGMNFEYMPELKFKLGYPILIIFMIFIFVGLIAFFRKKKWL; this is translated from the coding sequence ATGGGGAAAGGTTCGAAAAAGAAGATAAAAAAAGTAGGAGTCCCGCCTGGAACCCTTCTTTATACAGGAGATAAAACTTCTGAAAAAATTAGTATAGAATATTTTGTTTATGATGAAAAAGAATGCCAGGTTTTAAACTACAGCGCATCAGATATAAGTAATCTAAATGCAGCAGATAACAAAGTTGTATGGATAAATATTTTTGGATTAACAGATATAGGATTTATGGAAAAAATTGGTGAAAAATTTAATGTTCATTCACTTATTTTAGAAGATATTCTTCATACTTCTCAGAGACCAAAAATTGAGGAGTCAGAAGACTACCTTTTTATGGTTTTAAAAATGATGGGTGCTTCTAAGGGAAATGAGAGAATAGAGGAGGAACAGGTGAGCCTGATACTCAAAGAGGGAGTTGTGATATCCTTTCAAGAGCGTGAAGGGGATGTCTTTGACATAATAAGGGACAGGATCGTAAATTCCAAAGGCAGACTGAGAAAAAAGAAAGCAGACTATTTATTTTACTCTCTCTTAGACACTATAATAGACAATTACTTTTTGATCTTAGAAGAGTACGATAACAGGCTTGAGGAGTTGAATACTGATGTTCTTGACAGACTGAAACCTGATTTAGTTGAAAGGTTGCAAAAAATAAGAGTTTATCTGAACAGCATGAAAAGAGACCTTTGGCCCTTGAGAGATGCTGTGGGAAAGTTGGAAAAAAATGAATCTATTATGCTGAATGAAGATACCAAACTCTACATCCGTGATCTCTATGACCATACACTTCAGATAATAGATTTGATGGAGGGTCTGAGGGATTCTTTAGGCAATATTTTTGAGCTTTATATGACAGGGATAAGCAACAGAATGAATGAAATAATGAAAACCCTCACTATTATCGCAACTATTTTTATACCCCTTACCTTTATTGCAGGTATCTATGGGATGAATTTTGAATATATGCCTGAACTGAAGTTTAAGCTGGGTTATCCTATTCTGATTATCTTTATGATTTTTATTTTTGTAGGTCTTATAGCTTTTTTCAGAAAGAAAAAATGGCTTTAA